A genomic region of Alligator mississippiensis isolate rAllMis1 chromosome 4, rAllMis1, whole genome shotgun sequence contains the following coding sequences:
- the LOC102568155 gene encoding death-associated protein 1 homolog isoform X1, which translates to MTSSAPPPALGNENVKAGGMRIVQKHHSSGEHLSQERDKDAKDWECDSPPKQTLIISGAITRGDKDFPPAAAQVAHQKPQPCVEKLPPHHHINQHIHQPRK; encoded by the exons ATGACGTCGAGCGCGCCTCCCCCCGCCCTTGGGAACGAGAATG TGAAAGCTGGAGGGATGCGCATTGTCCAGAAGCATCACAGCAGTGGAGAGCATCTGAGCcaagagagagacaaagatgCCAAAGACTGGGAATGTGACAG CCCCCCCAAGCAAACTCTGATTATATCAGGAGCCATAACAAGG GGTGACAAAGACTTCCCTCCAGCAGCGGCCCAGGTGGCACATCAGAAACCACAGCCTTGCGTGGAAAAGCTACCCCCTCACCATCACATCAATCAGCATATTCACCAGCCCCGCAAATGA
- the LOC102568155 gene encoding death-associated protein 1 homolog isoform X2, with product METKGGHAPAVKAGGMRIVQKHHSSGEHLSQERDKDAKDWECDSPPKQTLIISGAITRGDKDFPPAAAQVAHQKPQPCVEKLPPHHHINQHIHQPRK from the exons ATGGAGACCAAGGGCGGCCACGCCCCCGCAG TGAAAGCTGGAGGGATGCGCATTGTCCAGAAGCATCACAGCAGTGGAGAGCATCTGAGCcaagagagagacaaagatgCCAAAGACTGGGAATGTGACAG CCCCCCCAAGCAAACTCTGATTATATCAGGAGCCATAACAAGG GGTGACAAAGACTTCCCTCCAGCAGCGGCCCAGGTGGCACATCAGAAACCACAGCCTTGCGTGGAAAAGCTACCCCCTCACCATCACATCAATCAGCATATTCACCAGCCCCGCAAATGA